The following proteins are co-located in the Sebaldella sp. S0638 genome:
- a CDS encoding TrkA family potassium uptake protein, which produces MANYLVVGLGRFGRSVARTLYENNQDVLAIDDDEETVQQAIDSDVVSEAIVLDASDETAIKNVIKDNFDVAFVCIGSNMQASIMVTLLLKEAGIPKIIAKAQSRAQGKVLEKIGADEVVYPEEFMGKRTANKILRPTIVEHFKLSNKYAVVEVLAPKSFSDKTLIQLDIRKKYGINIIGIKDKNNEVNISPAPDSVIREGDTLIVVADNKKLNELNRMK; this is translated from the coding sequence ATGGCTAATTATTTAGTAGTGGGATTAGGAAGATTCGGAAGAAGCGTAGCCAGAACACTGTATGAAAATAATCAGGATGTTCTTGCAATAGATGATGATGAGGAGACAGTCCAGCAGGCTATAGACTCAGATGTGGTGAGTGAGGCAATTGTGCTGGATGCAAGTGATGAAACTGCGATAAAAAACGTTATTAAGGATAATTTTGATGTGGCTTTTGTGTGTATAGGGTCAAATATGCAGGCAAGTATTATGGTTACTCTTCTGCTGAAAGAAGCAGGCATACCAAAAATAATTGCCAAAGCACAAAGCAGGGCTCAGGGAAAGGTGCTTGAAAAAATCGGTGCAGACGAAGTAGTATATCCTGAGGAATTCATGGGAAAACGTACTGCAAATAAAATATTAAGACCAACAATAGTGGAGCATTTTAAGCTTTCTAATAAATATGCAGTAGTAGAGGTTCTTGCACCTAAGAGTTTCAGTGATAAGACTCTGATACAGCTTGACATAAGAAAAAAATACGGAATAAATATAATAGGAATAAAAGATAAAAATAACGAGGTAAATATCTCGCCGGCTCCAGATTCTGTGATAAGAGAAGGAGATACACTTATAGTGGTGGCAGATAATAAAAAATTAAATGAATTAAACAGAATGAAGTAG
- a CDS encoding TrkH family potassium uptake protein: MSRKKSISPYWILLDSFIIIIFIGTVLLTLPISSATGERVPVIDSLFTTTSAVAVTGLVVNDVSTTFSLFGKTVIIVLIQLGGLGIMTFSSIIVLLISKKISYRTKKIVQEDLNYNTLFDIQKYIKNVVKTVLFIEFIGAFCLFFTFIKKYSFWKAVYYSVFHSVSAFCNAGFSLFSDNLGGYRGNFSVNIVICALIVFGGIGFAVLNNIHLYIKKKIKRDKNKIRLSLTTKMAVLMSAVLIIAGLLITFAVESHNPATLQSFSLHDKLLASLFQSVTTRTAGFQTMDLAHMRIATLISYIFLMYIGASPGSTGGGIKTTTIGVIILGVYSTLTNREDIEIKRKKIAWDVFNKATSIVFISLTYIICIVFLLSLLEKDKGFLELVFETVSAFGTVGLSMNITPELGSVSKLLIALTMFIGRVGPLTVAMALSEHSKRRGSYKYPVEDVQVG, from the coding sequence ATGTCGAGAAAAAAAAGTATATCCCCTTATTGGATATTACTTGATTCATTTATAATAATAATATTTATAGGAACAGTTCTTCTTACGCTGCCTATATCCAGCGCTACAGGAGAAAGAGTTCCGGTAATAGACAGTCTCTTTACCACAACATCAGCTGTGGCAGTAACAGGGCTTGTGGTAAATGATGTGAGTACTACTTTCAGCCTGTTTGGTAAAACGGTAATAATAGTTCTAATACAGCTTGGCGGTCTGGGGATAATGACCTTTTCGTCAATAATAGTGCTGCTTATATCTAAGAAAATAAGCTACCGGACAAAGAAAATAGTTCAGGAAGACCTGAATTACAACACTTTATTTGACATACAGAAATATATAAAAAATGTAGTAAAAACAGTTTTATTTATAGAGTTTATCGGAGCATTCTGCCTGTTTTTTACTTTTATAAAAAAGTATAGTTTTTGGAAAGCTGTTTATTATTCTGTGTTTCATTCGGTTTCGGCCTTTTGTAACGCGGGTTTTTCATTATTTTCAGATAATCTGGGCGGATACAGGGGAAATTTCTCTGTAAATATAGTTATCTGTGCTTTGATTGTATTCGGAGGGATCGGATTTGCAGTCCTGAATAATATTCATCTTTATATAAAGAAAAAAATAAAAAGAGACAAGAATAAAATAAGACTCAGTCTTACCACGAAAATGGCAGTGTTAATGTCTGCTGTTTTGATAATAGCAGGTCTTTTGATAACATTTGCCGTAGAGTCACATAATCCGGCTACATTGCAGAGTTTTTCACTGCATGATAAGCTGCTGGCATCTTTATTTCAGAGTGTTACCACGAGAACAGCAGGTTTTCAGACCATGGATCTGGCACATATGAGAATAGCTACTTTAATATCATACATTTTTCTGATGTATATAGGGGCTTCCCCGGGATCAACAGGCGGCGGTATTAAGACTACGACAATAGGTGTTATAATATTAGGTGTTTACAGCACACTGACAAACAGGGAAGACATAGAAATAAAGAGAAAGAAAATAGCATGGGATGTCTTTAACAAGGCGACATCCATAGTTTTTATTTCCTTGACATATATAATCTGCATAGTTTTTTTGCTGAGCCTTTTGGAAAAAGACAAAGGATTTCTGGAACTGGTATTTGAAACAGTGTCAGCTTTCGGGACAGTGGGGTTATCAATGAACATTACGCCAGAACTTGGCAGTGTATCAAAATTGCTGATAGCATTAACCATGTTCATAGGAAGGGTCGGGCCGCTCACAGTAGCAATGGCTTTATCAGAGCACAGCAAGAGAAGAGGAAGTTATAAATATCCCGTGGAGGATGTACAGGTAGGATAA